In Halopseudomonas xinjiangensis, a single genomic region encodes these proteins:
- the glnE gene encoding bifunctional [glutamate--ammonia ligase]-adenylyl-L-tyrosine phosphorylase/[glutamate--ammonia-ligase] adenylyltransferase has product MPTQLPLPDALVSMADHHLAQWRAAAEQAGLVDTLSQLDDRLLTELRLVLSGSDYVAEQLRRHPQLLFTLRAKGDLERVLEPGELAARLADMLSAITSEDELGKALRQFRQYHQVRIIWRDLVRHASTMQTTRDLSDMADACIDQAYQWLYRQGCVSMGTPTSHDGVAQHMVVLGMGKLGAQELNLSSDIDLIFAYPEGGETQGGRRSLSNQEFFIRVGQKLIKALDAPTVDGFVFRVDMRLRPYGDSGALVFSFDALEQYYQDQGRDWERYAMIKARVVAGDQTAGAELLSMLRPFVYRRYLDFAAIEALRSLKLMIRREVQRKGLQDNVKLGSGGIREIEFIGQAFQLIHGGRDRSLQQRPILPVLDMLAAHSYLPDEAVDQLKGAYLFLRDVEHALQAVDDRQTQMLPTDAQTQARVAYVMGFRDWQDFRETLETHRGHVARHFAGVIADPDEDEGEEAVPYEEWLPLWEGTLDPEQALEQLSEAGFANPDEAWRQLSGLLASPQVKAMQRLGRERLDVFMPRLLGLAAEQSDPDLALERVLPLVEAVARRSAYLLLLNENPSALRELLTLCCASPWIAEQITRYPVVLDELLNAGRLYRPPETDELVDELRQQLMRIPEDDLEQQMEALRYFRRAHVLRVAASEIAGTLPLMKVSDYLTWMAEAILQQVLQLAWREMTQRHGFPRRANGSICDLDFVIVGYGKVGGIELGHGSDLDLVFIHDGDPDAETDGARPIEGSKFYTRLGQRIIHILNTQTTSGALYDVDMRLRPSGESGLLVSSLASFARYQREGAWTWEHQALVRARVLVGCKRLGHRFNELRAEVLSRPRDESALRLEVAGMRKKMRDNLATQSTHAGFDPAAFTAESPFDLKQDAGGIVDIEFMVQYAVLAWSCRYPELLRYTDNIRILDGLRDAGLIAGEDVQRLQEAYKAYRAAAHRLALQKQPGKVSGDQFHDFRRGVITLWQQWLTEQ; this is encoded by the coding sequence ATGCCCACTCAGCTGCCCCTGCCCGACGCCCTCGTATCCATGGCTGATCACCACCTGGCCCAATGGCGGGCCGCGGCCGAACAGGCAGGGCTGGTCGACACACTCTCACAGCTCGATGACCGCTTGTTGACCGAGTTGCGGCTGGTTCTGTCGGGTAGCGACTACGTAGCCGAGCAGCTGCGCCGACATCCGCAGTTGTTGTTCACACTGCGCGCGAAGGGTGACCTGGAACGAGTGCTCGAACCCGGCGAGCTGGCGGCACGCCTCGCTGACATGCTTTCCGCCATCACGTCGGAAGACGAGCTAGGCAAGGCTCTGCGGCAATTCCGGCAATATCATCAGGTGCGCATCATCTGGCGTGATCTGGTGCGTCACGCGTCGACCATGCAGACCACCCGCGACCTGTCTGACATGGCTGATGCCTGTATCGATCAGGCGTATCAGTGGCTGTACCGGCAGGGTTGCGTATCGATGGGTACGCCGACCAGCCATGATGGCGTCGCGCAGCACATGGTGGTGCTGGGCATGGGCAAGCTTGGTGCGCAGGAGCTCAACCTGTCGTCGGATATCGATCTGATCTTTGCCTATCCCGAGGGCGGCGAGACGCAGGGCGGACGCCGGAGCCTGTCGAATCAGGAATTCTTCATCCGTGTCGGGCAGAAGCTGATCAAGGCTCTGGATGCGCCGACCGTCGACGGTTTCGTCTTCCGCGTGGACATGCGCCTGCGGCCGTACGGCGACAGCGGTGCGCTGGTCTTCAGCTTCGATGCGCTGGAGCAGTACTACCAGGACCAGGGGCGTGACTGGGAACGCTACGCGATGATCAAGGCGAGGGTAGTGGCCGGCGACCAGACAGCCGGTGCCGAATTGCTGTCCATGCTCAGGCCGTTCGTGTATCGCCGCTACCTGGACTTCGCTGCCATCGAGGCGCTGCGCAGCCTGAAGCTGATGATCAGACGCGAAGTGCAGCGCAAGGGCTTGCAGGACAACGTCAAGCTCGGCTCTGGCGGCATACGCGAGATCGAGTTCATCGGCCAAGCCTTCCAGCTGATTCACGGTGGGCGCGATAGAAGCCTGCAGCAGCGCCCCATCCTGCCGGTGTTGGACATGCTTGCTGCGCACAGCTATCTGCCCGATGAGGCAGTTGATCAATTGAAAGGCGCTTATCTGTTCCTGCGTGATGTTGAGCATGCCTTGCAGGCTGTCGATGACCGCCAGACCCAGATGCTGCCGACCGACGCACAAACCCAGGCGCGAGTGGCCTACGTTATGGGCTTCCGTGATTGGCAAGACTTCCGTGAAACGCTGGAAACACATCGAGGTCATGTCGCGCGGCACTTCGCCGGGGTAATTGCCGATCCCGATGAGGATGAAGGTGAAGAAGCCGTGCCCTATGAAGAATGGCTGCCGCTGTGGGAGGGCACGCTCGATCCGGAGCAGGCTCTGGAGCAACTGAGCGAGGCCGGTTTCGCCAATCCCGACGAGGCCTGGCGGCAACTCAGCGGACTGCTCGCCTCGCCACAGGTCAAGGCGATGCAGCGACTCGGACGGGAGCGGCTGGATGTGTTCATGCCGCGCTTGTTAGGGCTGGCTGCGGAGCAGTCCGATCCTGATCTGGCGCTGGAGCGTGTGTTGCCCCTGGTTGAAGCCGTGGCGCGGCGATCGGCGTACCTGTTGCTGCTCAATGAAAACCCCAGCGCGCTGCGCGAGCTACTGACGCTGTGCTGCGCCAGCCCCTGGATTGCCGAGCAGATTACCCGCTATCCGGTGGTGCTGGATGAGCTGCTCAACGCCGGCCGGCTCTACCGCCCGCCGGAGACTGACGAGCTGGTCGACGAGCTGCGGCAGCAGCTCATGCGTATTCCGGAAGACGATCTGGAGCAACAGATGGAGGCGCTCCGTTATTTCCGTCGGGCGCATGTATTGCGTGTCGCGGCCTCGGAAATCGCCGGCACATTGCCGCTCATGAAAGTCAGTGACTATCTGACCTGGATGGCGGAAGCGATACTTCAGCAAGTGCTGCAGCTCGCATGGCGCGAGATGACCCAGCGTCACGGCTTTCCGCGTCGAGCGAATGGCTCGATCTGCGATCTGGACTTCGTCATCGTCGGTTACGGAAAGGTCGGCGGCATCGAACTCGGGCATGGTTCGGACCTGGACCTGGTGTTCATCCACGATGGTGACCCGGATGCGGAAACCGACGGCGCGCGGCCTATCGAGGGCAGCAAATTCTATACCCGTCTGGGCCAGCGCATCATTCATATCCTCAACACGCAGACCACCTCCGGGGCGCTGTACGACGTGGACATGCGTCTGCGTCCATCCGGCGAGTCGGGTCTGCTGGTCAGTTCACTGGCCTCGTTCGCGCGCTACCAGCGGGAAGGTGCCTGGACCTGGGAGCATCAGGCGCTAGTCCGGGCGAGGGTGCTGGTTGGCTGCAAGCGGCTCGGGCACCGGTTCAACGAGTTGCGGGCCGAGGTGTTGAGCCGTCCTCGCGACGAGTCGGCGCTGCGTCTGGAAGTAGCCGGCATGCGCAAGAAGATGCGCGATAATCTCGCCACCCAGTCGACCCATGCCGGGTTCGATCCGGCCGCATTCACCGCCGAGTCGCCGTTCGATCTCAAGCAGGACGCCGGAGGTATCGTCGATATCGAATTTATGGTGCAATATGCGGTTCTGGCTTGGTCGTGCCGGTACCCCGAATTACTGCGTTACACGGATAACATCAGAATTCTCGATGGGCTGCGGGACGCCGGATTGATCGCCGGCGAGGACGTTCAGCGATTGCAGGAGGCTTACAAGGCCTATCGCGCAGCAGCCCATCGCCTGGCATTGCAAAAGCAGCCGGGCAAGGTAAGCGGCGACCAGTTCCACGATTTCCGTCGCGGAGTCATCACGCTCTGGCAGCAGTGGCTGACAGAGCAATAA
- a CDS encoding branched-chain amino acid transaminase, whose product MSMADRDGVIWFDGEMVPWREANVHVLTHTLHYGMGVFEGVRAYNTPDGTAIFRLQAHTDRLFDSAKIMNMSIPFSKEELNEAQRAAVRENNLKSAYLRPMVFFGSEGMGLRATGLKVHTIVAAWDWGAYMGQEALEVGIKVRTSSFTRHHVNISMTRAKANGHYINSMLALQEALSAGADEALLLDPEGYVAEGSGENIFIIKDGVIYTPEVTACLNGITRNTILTLAREHGLELVEKRITRDEVYIADEAFFTGTAAEVTPIQELDNRKIGAGRRGPVTEKLQKAYFDLVSGQTQAHAEWRTLVR is encoded by the coding sequence ATGTCGATGGCCGATCGTGATGGTGTTATCTGGTTCGATGGTGAAATGGTGCCGTGGCGCGAGGCCAACGTGCATGTTCTGACGCACACTTTGCACTACGGCATGGGCGTGTTCGAAGGCGTTCGCGCCTACAACACGCCGGATGGCACGGCGATTTTCCGCTTGCAGGCGCACACCGACCGCCTGTTCGATTCTGCCAAGATCATGAACATGAGCATTCCCTTCTCCAAGGAAGAGCTCAACGAGGCTCAGCGCGCAGCGGTACGCGAGAACAACCTGAAAAGCGCCTATCTGCGCCCCATGGTGTTCTTCGGCTCGGAAGGCATGGGCCTGCGCGCCACTGGGTTGAAGGTGCACACCATTGTTGCGGCCTGGGATTGGGGCGCATACATGGGTCAGGAAGCGCTGGAGGTCGGTATCAAGGTCCGCACCAGCTCGTTCACCCGTCATCACGTGAACATCTCCATGACCCGTGCCAAGGCCAACGGTCATTACATCAACTCGATGCTGGCATTGCAGGAAGCGCTGAGTGCTGGCGCCGACGAGGCGCTGTTGCTTGATCCGGAAGGCTATGTAGCGGAAGGCTCCGGTGAAAACATCTTCATCATCAAGGACGGCGTGATCTACACCCCGGAAGTCACCGCTTGCCTCAACGGGATTACCCGCAACACCATTCTGACGCTGGCGCGTGAGCACGGCCTGGAGCTGGTGGAAAAGCGCATTACTCGCGATGAGGTGTATATCGCCGATGAGGCTTTCTTTACCGGTACTGCTGCCGAAGTCACGCCGATCCAGGAGCTGGATAACCGCAAGATCGGCGCTGGCCGTCGTGGCCCGGTTACCGAAAAGCTGCAGAAGGCGTACTTCGATCTGGTCAGCGGGCAAACCCAGGCACACGCCGAATGGCGTACGCTGGTCCGCTGA
- the waaF gene encoding lipopolysaccharide heptosyltransferase II, translating to MKILIIGPSWVGDMVMAQTLFACLKQRHGDCTIDVLAPDWSRPILERMPEVRRALSFPLGHGALEIGERRRIGKGLKGLYDQAIVLPNSLKSALVPFFAGTPQRTGWRGEMRYGLLNDVRVLDKERYPLMIERFMALAFEPSQELTTPYPRPSLAIDPASRDAALARFGLELDRPVLALCPGAEFGESKRWPAEYYAQVADDKIRLGWQVWLFGSKNDHPVGEQIRERLVPGLREESINLAGETTLADAIDLLSCASAVVSNDSGLMHVAAALDRPLVSVYGSTSPGFTPPLASQVEIVRLGIECSPCFDRTCRFGHYNCLRDLNPPMVIDALDRLVGTPLADPQGL from the coding sequence ATGAAAATCCTCATTATCGGACCCAGCTGGGTAGGCGACATGGTCATGGCGCAAACCCTGTTCGCCTGCCTGAAGCAGCGGCACGGGGACTGCACCATCGATGTGCTGGCGCCCGACTGGAGTCGGCCAATTCTCGAGCGCATGCCGGAAGTGCGTCGGGCTCTCAGTTTTCCGCTGGGCCACGGCGCGCTGGAAATCGGCGAGCGTCGGCGCATCGGTAAGGGCCTCAAGGGGTTGTACGATCAGGCTATCGTGCTACCGAATTCGCTCAAGTCCGCCCTGGTTCCGTTCTTCGCCGGCACGCCGCAGCGCACCGGCTGGCGCGGCGAGATGCGTTACGGCTTGCTCAACGATGTTCGCGTGCTGGACAAGGAGCGCTACCCGTTGATGATCGAACGCTTCATGGCGCTCGCCTTCGAGCCAAGCCAGGAACTGACCACACCCTATCCCAGGCCCAGTCTTGCGATCGACCCGGCAAGCCGCGACGCGGCGCTGGCGCGCTTCGGTCTTGAGCTGGACCGTCCCGTGCTGGCGCTGTGCCCGGGCGCGGAGTTTGGCGAGTCCAAGCGCTGGCCTGCCGAGTATTACGCCCAGGTGGCGGACGACAAGATCAGGCTTGGCTGGCAGGTATGGTTGTTCGGCTCGAAAAACGATCATCCGGTCGGCGAGCAGATTCGCGAGCGACTGGTTCCTGGCCTGCGAGAGGAATCGATCAATCTGGCCGGCGAAACCACGCTGGCGGATGCCATCGACCTGCTTAGCTGCGCCAGCGCTGTAGTAAGCAACGATTCCGGCCTGATGCACGTTGCCGCAGCGCTGGATCGGCCGTTGGTGTCGGTCTACGGATCCACGTCCCCGGGATTCACTCCACCGCTTGCGTCGCAGGTCGAGATCGTGCGGCTCGGTATCGAGTGCAGCCCGTGTTTCGATCGGACCTGTCGATTTGGACATTACAATTGCCTGCGTGATCTGAACCCGCCGATGGTCATCGATGCACTCGACCGGCTGGTCGGGACACCCCTTGCCGACCCGCAGGGGTTGTGA
- a CDS encoding glycosyltransferase family 4 protein encodes MQLAFILYKYFPFGGLQRDFMRIAKICQQRGHAIRVYTLIWEGDVPEGFDVVVAPVKALSNHRRNEKFTAWVQADLARRPADRVVGFNKMPGLDVYYAADPCFEDKAQTLRNPLYRYSPRYRHFAEYERAVFSPNSATAILMISDIQQPLFMKHYRTPAERFHMLPPGIAADRRAPPNASEIRAEFRREFGLGSDLLLVQIGSGFKTKGLDRSIRALAGLPRALRKRTRLMVIGQDDPKSFQLLAKAQGVSEQVHILNGRDDVPRFLLGADLLIHPAYNENTGTVLLEALVAGLPVLVTDVCGYARYIEEADCGLVLPGPFDQRRLNEYLEKMLKDEGARSRWHQNALEFADQADLYSLPERAADVILGERS; translated from the coding sequence ATGCAGTTGGCGTTCATCCTCTACAAATACTTCCCCTTCGGCGGCTTGCAGCGCGACTTCATGCGCATTGCCAAGATTTGCCAGCAACGCGGGCATGCCATCCGCGTCTATACGCTCATATGGGAGGGCGACGTACCCGAGGGTTTCGATGTGGTCGTGGCGCCGGTCAAGGCGCTTTCCAACCATCGACGCAACGAGAAATTCACCGCGTGGGTGCAGGCGGATCTGGCGCGGCGCCCCGCTGATAGAGTCGTCGGATTCAACAAGATGCCGGGGCTGGACGTGTATTACGCGGCGGACCCCTGCTTCGAAGACAAGGCGCAAACCTTACGTAACCCGCTGTATCGCTATAGCCCGCGGTATCGCCATTTCGCCGAATACGAGCGAGCCGTGTTTTCGCCGAATTCGGCCACCGCGATTTTGATGATCTCGGATATCCAGCAACCCCTGTTCATGAAGCACTACCGAACGCCGGCCGAACGCTTTCATATGCTCCCGCCGGGCATCGCCGCGGATCGCCGGGCGCCACCAAATGCGAGCGAGATCCGGGCCGAATTCCGCCGCGAATTCGGTCTCGGCTCGGACCTGCTGCTGGTACAGATCGGCTCGGGCTTCAAAACCAAGGGTCTGGATCGATCGATTCGCGCGCTGGCCGGGTTGCCACGAGCCCTGCGCAAGCGCACCCGTCTGATGGTGATAGGGCAGGACGATCCGAAGTCGTTTCAGCTGCTGGCCAAGGCGCAAGGGGTCAGCGAACAGGTGCATATTCTCAACGGTCGCGATGACGTCCCACGCTTTCTTCTGGGCGCCGACTTGCTGATTCATCCTGCCTATAACGAGAACACCGGTACGGTTCTGCTAGAAGCGCTGGTCGCCGGACTGCCGGTACTGGTCACCGATGTGTGCGGCTACGCGCGCTATATCGAAGAAGCTGACTGCGGTCTGGTGTTGCCCGGACCGTTCGATCAGCGACGGCTCAACGAGTATCTCGAAAAGATGCTCAAGGACGAAGGGGCCCGCAGCCGTTGGCACCAAAACGCGCTGGAGTTCGCCGATCAGGCGGATCTTTACAGCCTGCCCGAGCGAGCGGCGGACGTTATTCTCGGGGAACGTTCATGA
- the waaC gene encoding lipopolysaccharide heptosyltransferase I, whose amino-acid sequence MRVLLIKTSSMGDVIHTLPAITDARQAIPGIQFDWIVEEGFAEIPAWHPGVAEVIPVAIRRWRKHPLKAAFSGEWKRFKERVGATRYDAIIDAQGLLKSAWLTRYAEGPIIGLDRDSAREPIASRFYDVHCDVPWGQHAVERVRLLFAQALGYPVPAGIGCYGLDRQKLAGEPAQRPFVLFLHGTTWASKHWPELYWKQLAERAAQSGLEVRLPWGNANEKARAERIAAGVEGVQVLPKLSLAGMARILASASSCVAVDTGLGHLAAALDVPTLSLFGPTNPGLTGAYGFAQVHLASDYPSCTPCLQKTCTYQPTPEEARRFDLKREQPLCFTRLNPDRVFAELETLLLDKRAY is encoded by the coding sequence ATGCGTGTGCTACTGATCAAGACATCGTCCATGGGCGACGTCATCCATACGCTTCCGGCCATCACCGATGCGCGGCAGGCCATCCCCGGTATCCAGTTCGATTGGATCGTCGAGGAAGGCTTCGCCGAAATTCCCGCCTGGCATCCCGGGGTCGCCGAAGTGATACCGGTCGCCATTCGCCGCTGGCGCAAACATCCGTTGAAAGCGGCATTCAGTGGTGAGTGGAAACGGTTCAAGGAGCGCGTAGGGGCGACCCGCTATGACGCGATCATTGACGCTCAGGGACTGCTGAAAAGCGCCTGGCTGACGCGCTATGCCGAGGGTCCGATTATCGGACTGGATCGAGACTCAGCACGTGAGCCAATTGCCAGCCGATTCTACGACGTGCATTGCGACGTTCCCTGGGGTCAGCATGCGGTAGAGCGGGTGCGGCTGTTGTTTGCCCAGGCGCTGGGTTATCCCGTCCCAGCCGGAATTGGCTGTTACGGGCTCGATCGACAGAAGCTGGCTGGAGAGCCGGCCCAGCGGCCGTTCGTGCTGTTTCTGCACGGCACCACCTGGGCCAGCAAGCACTGGCCAGAATTGTATTGGAAGCAATTGGCGGAACGCGCCGCGCAAAGTGGCCTTGAGGTCCGTCTGCCATGGGGGAATGCCAACGAAAAGGCTCGCGCCGAGCGTATCGCCGCAGGCGTGGAAGGCGTTCAAGTGCTGCCGAAGTTATCACTGGCCGGTATGGCGCGCATCTTGGCGAGCGCGTCTTCCTGCGTAGCAGTGGACACCGGTCTTGGCCACCTGGCGGCGGCACTGGATGTGCCGACCTTGTCGCTCTTCGGTCCAACCAATCCGGGACTGACCGGCGCGTACGGATTTGCCCAGGTGCATCTGGCCAGCGACTACCCTTCCTGCACGCCGTGTCTGCAGAAAACCTGCACCTATCAGCCCACGCCGGAGGAAGCTCGCCGGTTCGACCTCAAGCGTGAGCAGCCGCTATGCTTCACCCGACTAAACCCTGACAGGGTATTTGCCGAGCTCGAAACCCTGTTGCTGGACAAGCGAGCTTACTGA
- the rfaP gene encoding lipopolysaccharide core heptose(I) kinase RfaP encodes MKLILDEPFRSLWAGRDAFAEVEALQGEVFRELEARRTLRTEIDGRGYFVKIHRGVGWGEIAKNWLTAKAPVLGAGQEWRAIRALQDAGVPTMTAVAYGEKGRNPATQHSFIITEELAPTISLEDFTGHWLSNPPAPALKYALIHAVADMAGRMHRAGVNHRDFYICHFLLNIAEEPRADHLPLSLIDLHRAQVRHAVPRRWRDKDLAGLYFSALGIGLTNRDKLRFLKTYFRKPIRQIVIEEAVLLAMLERKAARLQTRFERKYAPGRGE; translated from the coding sequence ATGAAATTGATACTCGACGAGCCTTTCCGCAGCTTGTGGGCAGGCCGTGATGCCTTTGCCGAGGTGGAGGCGTTGCAGGGAGAAGTATTTCGCGAACTTGAGGCGAGGCGCACGTTGCGTACCGAGATCGATGGGCGCGGATATTTCGTCAAGATCCACCGCGGCGTCGGTTGGGGTGAGATCGCCAAGAACTGGCTGACCGCCAAGGCGCCGGTGCTGGGCGCTGGCCAGGAATGGCGAGCGATACGGGCACTGCAGGACGCAGGCGTGCCGACCATGACCGCCGTAGCCTATGGCGAAAAAGGCCGTAATCCCGCCACGCAGCACTCGTTCATCATCACCGAAGAGTTGGCACCGACCATCAGCCTGGAAGACTTCACCGGTCACTGGCTGAGCAACCCGCCCGCGCCGGCGCTCAAGTACGCGCTGATCCATGCCGTGGCAGACATGGCCGGACGCATGCACCGCGCAGGGGTCAACCATCGCGATTTCTATATCTGCCATTTTCTTCTGAATATCGCTGAAGAGCCTCGTGCGGATCATCTGCCGTTGTCGCTGATCGACTTGCATCGGGCCCAGGTTCGTCACGCCGTACCGCGCCGCTGGCGCGACAAGGATCTGGCCGGGCTGTACTTTTCGGCGCTGGGTATCGGCCTGACGAATCGCGACAAGCTGCGCTTTCTGAAGACCTATTTCCGCAAGCCGATCCGGCAGATCGTGATCGAAGAAGCGGTGTTGCTGGCGATGCTCGAACGCAAGGCCGCCCGGCTGCAGACGCGATTCGAACGCAAGTACGCGCCGGGGCGGGGTGAATGA